tctcctactgaacctttaaatggttcacccaaaaatgaaaatttctgtcattaataacatcattaataatgtcattaattgccctcatgttgttccaaacctgtaagaccttcgttcatcttcggaacacaaattaagatctttttgatgaaatccaagaggtttctgaacaacacataggcagcaatgtcatggcacctttcaaggcccagaaaggtagttgtTAAACTAGTTtatgtgactacaatggttcaaccttaatgttgaaccactgtagcaatgaaaatactttttgtgtgcaaaaacaaaacaaaaataaacacaactttattcaacaattttttctcttccctgtcagtctcctacgctgttggcacagtgcagcacttccaggttctacatcagaatgccggctcagtattggctgacgctGTACACGTGAGCACCACAACGCGTGTGTAgcgcaggagctggccaataatgagccggtaTTCTCGTTgctagtccatgtgactacagtggttaagccttaatgttataaagcaatgagaatacaggcttattattggccagctcctccTTAACGATTTctttacctttctgggccttgaaagtggtaattaatttactgtctatggagggGTTAGAGtgttctcagatttcatcaaaaatatcttaatttgtgttccaaagatgaatgaaggtcttagagttttggaatgacacaagggtgagtacttaataacagaaatttcatttttgggtgaattaaccctttaatcctCAAATAAATATTGATACCAAATGTTTAAATACTTTTAAGCAGACTGTTCTCCACACATACACATTCTTGTTTCTTTACTATATTGTATTAGTCTGTGACTCACCATCTGTTCTCTGATAATGTAAATTAGCTAATAAAGTTTCAATCCACAACTGACTACAAACTTGCGCACTCTCAAAAAAATTTCTCATCCGGTCGTTTTTCTCACGTATGTCACATTGAGAGAAGAAAAGGTGCAAAGTGTGTTGTGGTTGGTTTAGCCATAATTGAACTGGACACAGTAGTTGTATTTGCCTCGAGGACAGACTAAACTAGTGCCGAAAAAGCTATTATATGATTATGGTTCCGATTAAGGACAGCAGCAATACCAAATGAACCAATGGCTGCAGTCTGTTAGAATCAAAGATGGAAGGTAGTCAGAACTTGTTAGGAAGAACTTGCTGACCGAAGGTGTATGAATCAATCCTACATTCATATTTCTGAGGTGTGACATTAGACAGAGCAACAGCAGAAAAATATGGGAATAAAAACCATTGGTCCTTTATGTTGgttctgaaaaagaaaaaaaaaaaaacttatttgtaAGTTATGGTCCTTACATTATGGTCCTTACATGTTTTGTTGTATACCTTGTACTAAtgcaaataaagtttatttaaaaaagaaaaatattcacATGAATAGTCAAGTTGTGAACAGAAGTGACAGGACAACCTACAAATATGTGTACATTGtcataaaaatacttttattatttaaaaatacattgaaaATAATTATGACAGTTTTTAAATGGAAAGGTATATATTGCAACAATAAACTACTAAACACATTACCAGCTTGAAGTGGAAAGCATTACTAATGCTTGAAGTGGAAAAATAAAAGTGCCGGTACTCCTGAAGCTCGGTTCAAAAATCGGGCTGCATCCAGGTGAGATtgaggacctgcgccttgacacgaccacaacgcagccctgaagtcaACAAAGATaaagtcaactagatcatccactgtgaatgCCTTATCGACTCGAAAGCCAGTGGCAGAGTTCCTCAACAAactgtccataccggcgtgatgaatacgatcctcaactggatggaataaatactttgactgTTGCCATCccatcagacttatgatagctgcctgaatcataatagATCACTGTTcgctgttggccagaggagaactggccccccgactgagcctggtttctcccaaggttttttttctccattttaacacctgtttgccacctgatgtcaccttgctgctgtcgcctttggcatgcttagttggggacacttgacatttgatattcaacagtgttttgatctgcctgcattgacaccattgtatgtgaactgaactgagctggatgatgacatcactgtttactccagtgctgatatagataaattaactaaattaataactattgattcttacaaaggaatgaatcaatactgaattcaCTTTAGATGGATAATGACACCATttactttaagagctgctgtgcagccaaaattatataccagtgttcactgtaaagctgctttgacactgCATTgttaaaagcgctatataaataaaggtgacttgacttgacttgacttcctGAAGGGAGTGCACAGCAGGCTTCCATACGTGCAACATACATTCCACAACATACACGTGCATTCCATACGTGTCGGAAATGCCGGTACACAAGGAAAACTGGTGGCGTGCACAAGATTTTGCGCAAGTGAAAGGAGGGAGAAACCCACAACCCTCTGTCTTGTGTAGTTTCAAAACGGGTATGACCAGAAATAGGAGTTATTTTATGGAATAATGACAATACACTCAAGAATAAAGAAACAAGGTACTGAGATTGTATTAATTTGGAACCTGCTCATATAGGCATTACTGAAAGAGGCAGGTAAAATAGCCAAAcaagctttaaaaaaagaaaacttagACAAGATCAGAAGAAAGGAGCATTGTATATAAGAAGGAATTAAAGAGTGGTAACAACAGTGAGAAAGggaattaaaatataaaatatatttcaaaaatataaattgagtTGGCATTGTAGAAAGTAAGGAATAAACCAGGAAAGAGGAAACAATCATGAGATTAGGACATCACTGAATGGTACACTTTATAGGGAAGCATCCAACTCACTTTTGTCACTATTGTCAAATATCAGAAACAGTACATCTGCTTGTTTATTTACAGGAAATATGAAAAGCAGAGAAAGGACATgatgaaagaaatgaaaaaaaaaaaaaaataggaataACAGGATGTGTAGTAATGAACAGATTGGAATTCAGAAGGAGCAGACAAGGCAGAAGATACCCAAACTGCTTCCTAATAAAAACAGGATTAATGGTGAGAATATGGCATGCTGCTTTGTGTATGagttaattaaaggattagttcactttcaaattaaaatttcctgataatttactcacccccatgtcatccaagatgttcatgtctttctttcttcagtccaaaagaaattaagatttttgatgaaaaccttCCAAGgatttttgtccatatagtggacttaaattacagtttacagcgatcccagaacataaataagggtcttatctagagaaaccatcgctcattttctaattttttttttaaattttatacgttttaaccataaatgctcatcttaaactagctctcttcttcttctctatttgaattccagcagtgtagacactaagtgtattactgccctccagaGGTCAAAGATTGAACTTAATTgccatatacaatatgctactgcaagtatataacaattagttcaaactttgacctgtggagggcagtaacaCACTTAgaagtgtctacactgccgaaattcaaatagagaagaagaagagagctagttcaagatgagcatttattgttaaaactttttttttttttttagaaaatgagtgatacTTTCTctggataagacccttattcctcgtctgggatcgtgtagaacattttgatgctgcaatgaaactgtaattatgactttcaaccgtttgggctccattgaagtccactatatggacaaaaatcctggaatgttttcatcaaaatccttaatttcttttcgactgaggaaagaaagacatgaacatcttggatgacatgggggtgagtaaattatcaggaaattttaatttgaaagtgaactaatcctttaactccaGAAGATGGCAGTAGTGCAAATTTCAGGATGCACGCTACCGTTAAAATCCAAAGAAGAAGGAGACCATGGCTACCACCGCCACAAGAATAGGACCAAAGGTGTCCCTACTGGTTCACCTGCTTATTTTTAGCTGGTATTTATTCACTATCTGGAGCAACTGCTCTCTGCAAACCTCAGACAAACACCCTGGTGTGCGGTCATACGGAGGGCGCTGGAAATATTTGACGTTTATTAATCTGGTAGGAACAGTTCTCACAGTTCTCACTGCTGTCAGCTATGACCGCGTGTTCATGTCACatctgtattttttgtttttgtttgtggtAGGTAATGCAGGCGGTGTTTTTTGGATTGTGTGTGTTAGTGGATGTAATACACATCGTAGTGCCGGTGAAACAGACTCGGAGCGGGACTCCTCTGACGCTCACTAAAGCCAGAGACTTTTACTTCACTGTTCTAGCGTTTCCTGTCGGGACTGTGAGTAGCATCAAAGTTCCTTTAAGATGCTCCCACCGTCATGTTGTATCAAACCTTTATGATAGACTTTATTCCACagaagattatttttttaagcatACCTGGCCTCTCTTTTCaggataattaaaaaaaaaaaaagaactgggGTTGTCAAGTATTTGATCTTAGTCATACTGTAGCTGTAGTCGTTATTCACTAAAAATTCAATGAAAGTTTcagttctttttcattttaattatgtggAAGAGCGTATCCAGGctatttctttgagtaaatttaatttcattatttttcatttttggttaatTTATTCAATTGTTAAATAATGCAGTGACATTTGAGTATGACTAGATGTTCAAATGATGTCCCTATATTTTTGGAAAGACCAAATACATAtagttaatattaaaataataatgattaaaaaaaaaaaaaaaacatttattgggTGTTTATAtgaattttaaaacttttttttaaagaatgtatAGTATTTCCCTGTTTTAGGTtcagtttttgtcattttgaaagTGTTTTTATAGTATGCGAATGCCTGACAAAGACTTTTTATGTTGGTTCaaatttatttggatgtattggAGAGTGTATATAAGATGGTGCAACTGGTTGCCATTTCAGATTTTTCACCAATAGTCCAAtggaatgtatttttaaaacagtATTTCATGCATAGTACAAATATTTCATGCCGTCTCAATAAAAGCCTCAATATGAGCTCTCAAAATAACATTAGTAATAGAAGAAGTAGAAAATTGTTGTTTGAAATAGTTTAGTATAGTGTGAAGCGTGCATGCCTGCCAAGCAGGACAATATATGATTCAATGtatattgtctttttttattttttatagtgaATATTAATTGgtgtaaaaataaatgtcaatTATTTGATCTCATTTGGATCATTTATATTGGATAATGCTGCTTAGATATTGGTATTATCAAcgtccatttaaaaaaaaaaaaaaaaaaaaaaaaactttattggTCAACTGCTAATGTGAACTTTGAATTTATTGATCTTCTTGCTTTGCAGTTTGTGTTTGCTTCTTTCTGGACTCTCTACACTTACAACCGAGAGCTGGTGTATCCCAAATTTTTAGATGAAATCATTCCTATCTGGCTGAATCATGCAATGGTGAGagcattatttaacattatatatTGCGCAATATTAATTGACTTTATTGACCCTTGATTAGGGATATGTGTACACTGAATATACAcccttaaatggttagttcacccaaaaatgaaaattctgtcattaattactctccctcatgtcgttccaaacctgtaagactttcgttcatcttcggaacaaaaatgaatatctttttgatgaaatctgagagctttctgtccctccatagatgGCTATGTAACTTGGCgcctcaaaaagttcataaagagattgtaaaataatccatatgaattgagcagtttagtccaaattttctgaagagactcaatcatGTGAACATTACatatgaataaaagcctaaattcaatctgttcatcatataaagttttcaagtctcttcagaaatttggactaaaccgctcagaAAGCTCTGAGAtttcaaaaagatcttaatttgtgttcagaagatgaaggAAAGTGTTGCagctttggaacgacatgaaggtgagtaattgatgagtAATTGATGAGtgattaataacagaattttcatttttgggtgaactaaccctttcgtTTACATCTCATTTAATGCAGTATAGCATATGCAGTTTTTCAGAATTGGTTTTCAGCAGACACATGCTGCATCATGTTCACGGATGATTTGTGTTTTCCTCCAGCACACAGTGATCATGCCTTTGCTGCTGGTTCAGATGTTCCTGCAGAATCACAAATATCCCAGTCGCACAAAAGGGATTTCCGCTCTGGCTTTATTTGCTGTCCTGTATTTGTCATGGTAATCTCGTTCTGCTTGCTTTGCTCACATGGATCTAATCAAagtaattgtaatttttatgtTTCTTATTACCACCATTCATGTCTTTTTATGCTTTTGTCACTCATAAGGGTGTTGTGGGTGCACCAAGCTTCAGGGATTTGGGTGTACCCTATCATGGCTCATTTAAGTCCCGTGGGATTGTGTCTTTTCCTGGGTGGTGCGTCCCTCACCATGGCTCCTCTTTACCTGTTAGGAGAGAAGCTCAACCTCATGATGTGGAGCACCACAGGTTAGAAACCACACTGGAAAAACTGACCAAAGGCCATTAGATTGAGCTGTCTTTTAAAAAGCTATGagatttaaagtccccctgtggtgaaaatcaagtttttaatgttgttcatatgtctacctggtgtttttaacatgcttttAAGACGAACCacatgcaaattcataagtcaacaccattgcagactattttctcttttaaaactgcagtaaaccaaagcAGTCTCAAACCCGTGGTTTGAAATTGCTggtgtttgtgacatcacaaactacctttTAACCAATCGCGTCAACTTGCTagtgggctttagcatatcattaactgaccgCGCAAGGGCGTCTCAAAAGAAGGTCATgctggtatatttttctgttgatatgaaaaatcgagTAAGATTTTGCAATATACGGGTGTATGATGcatattacaatgttatgataaacaatatgcctttctccactgaagTTCTGAGTTGTTTaaagcgtttctaaggatactgattgttagaagacaGCTGCCTCACtcgtgaatgtgaacatggtttatgtaacattagcaacacattattagctgtttaatAATGTAGCCAAGCAAaacgctaatcatattaattactgttatgtgtccgacgttgtaaaaagcgataacattgtgcagcgtttacctcagtaagttcaCCGACTGGTTCTCGTCTGAGttcgtgcgagtgagtggaggcggggctaattatcatattcatagatctgtgtatatgaggcaagggtgtagagttacattctagatattttaaggcattaggatttttttttttacaggataaaacgtttaaatatgtaattttggttatcaaagatgagttttaagggatgaAAATATTGACTACAGGAGGACTTTAACAGTAACTGGAACCGTTTTAAAAGTTACTGCTGTGCTTAAAGGAattattcacccaaaaaatgaaaatttccggATTATTTATTCTCCCCCAGGCTATCCAATATGtacatgaatttctttcttcagctgaagagaaattaagattttagaggaaaacattccaggatttatATCCATTTAATGCAAGTAAACGGGGATCACCGTAGTTCATTTTTGACGGTCCAAAAGGAGCTTTAAAGGGTTCCAAATGACTCCAGCTGATGAATAAGGGGGACTACCGTATGAATGGCCTGCGCTGCACATGGGTGTGACCAAAAAACTAATGAGGTCAGACGGGGAAGAAATTACTTCTCAttgttttcatacagattatttcatcagagaatatttgttttagaTATGACTTTGTTTAAAGGTAGACacttcaagctttctatagacaTATTCTTATGTCTGCGTGTCAATTATAAattgagtttcggttcatttttgtgacgcGCGCCAGATAGTTTACAAGAGACGCGTTTAAAGAGCatcctttttgttttctttattttacaaaagcacaacattttgttattgTGAGTATGCAGATAAAGGTAGACCCtttacaatttcaaatgatgTCTCACTCTTATCTCACTTATACACTCATtttactagggctgcacgatatatcgcatgagattgtcacgcgcatttcatcagtaaagccggttccctgattaccgctaaatcgccatcacctgctttcaaatgtagcggcatttaatagacagaaccgtagatcactgaaaagccacgcaatatcgcgttcattatcgaaggcgattcatctgcgatatgaacgcgatattgcgtggcttttcagtgatctacggttctgtctattaaatgccgctacatttgaaagcaggtgatggcgatttagtggtaatcagggaaccggctttactgacgaaatgcgcgtgacaatctcatgcgatatatcgtgcagccctacattttacaaccaaaaatgctggagtattttaagttctTTCTGCTGTTATCAggaaaaaaatgcaagtgatcATGCCCAGAGGCttaaacaataaactgacacaaatattaatatacagCAACGACCATTCAACTTTTGGACAGTTCTGTTCCTCCACATAAACAATGGGGTGGTTCTTGCCTTATGACATACTGTATGCATGTTGGGAAGGTCATGTTTGAGGTGGTGAACTCAACTGTCTCGTGGACACACATCCCAGATCTGGGCCAAGGAGAACATTTGTAGTTAaagtataataattttattattattattattattattattattattattcaagaAAATACCCTTACTTGTCTGCTGGAGTCGTGTGGAGCCCTTTGAAGCTTCCTAAATATAGATTTTGAACCATTAAAAAAAGACTCTGGTGATCCTCATTCACCTGCATTAGATAGAGAAAagtgttttcctcaaaaatcttATTTTCTCTTCAGCTAAAGAAAGTAAGTTGTGTAAATATTGGATGGCCCGGGGTAAGTAAataatcaggaaattttcatttttggggtgaactatacctttaaccTGAATATTCAGCTAGCTCTATATTTTTTGTCATGAGAGTGTGGAAGACTTGTATGTTCTTATTATGATccatactgactttatttttttctctataaGGGaatcagaagaagaaaaagaagtaAATGTCTACTGGAATCCACATGAACCATGCGGATCTCAATACCAgccaaacaaaacattttttacaggGAACGATGTAACAGCTTAGGCTTAATTCTCCCTAGCATACATACAGAAAGAAACTAGGACACATAAATGTAAACATACTGTACAAAAGGTATGTACACACTAAtagttttcagttttagttttttctttTGACCTAATTTTTGATGCTAATGAAAATCAGTTGCacttacaaaataaaatgctgtattttttttttaaatataattttccttATTTTAGAATTCAAGACACTGTAATATCCCAGAATGCTGTGTTGTTCAGTGGTTAAGGGATAGTTAACTGAGCACTTTTCCCTTTCAGATTCAtaatagttatttttaaaaagccggAGCTGGTAAccaattttcctgataatattacatttaatttcttTGTAGTTTATGGCAGTTAATGTCAAACTGTGCAATATCATCTAATGAAAGcattaaaatgctttttatCCATTGAATGAACTTGATGAGAGCCATGAGCTGAGTTTGAGGGCTTCTTGAATGACCCACTTCAACCTGCGTGAACTCAGGTTATCTCACCAGTGAAGCCCTTAATGTGATTTTCCGGCTTTACCAAGAGTTTGATGATGGACTTTATTGGAAATAAGTACACCAGAGCTGTCTCCTCACTGTAAAGGTACATTTCATTCTCATCCAGAGAAATGGCTCTGCAAATGACCTGAAAAATTGATGACAAACTTTCCAGTCCTGGAAAACGCATGGAAAATtagagaaaatgaaaaaatgtcctggaaaatcTTGTTGTTGtcctttttaaaattattttttaaaaagttcttaGGTTTTTCTTTAGTCGAGAACAAAAAGTTTATTGTGTTGCCACTTGCAGCAGTTAGCTAATGCCATCAACTGCTCAACTGTATGCAGAAAATGTTAATTAGTAAGCAGCTACCTAATTCAGTAACTTGCTAACTAAGGCCGGGTTCACACTGCACACGTCAGCAGAGCGTAAGCAGCGCGTATTTTTTCGGCGCCCATGTTAACAGATGAGAGCATTCACACCACACGCAGAGGCTGCGTGGCAGCGCGTAGCAGGAGCATagcagaagcagcagtgccgcgatcgtttCGGCGCTGGGTCTATTTTTGCTAAGCTGCTAACactcaattaaagtgaaagtacacctttgatggacaaaataaatatgatttcacacaaaaagtgctcaaaatgcacagaataaacatatctagtgtgttttaacaagaattgttaagaaatattaaaaaatatttacagaagatttactcatttaaacttgtttttaattattcagtttgggctaaagtatggtatattataaaaactaaactaaactagccagaaaataagatatataaacattattttaattattagacAGACAGCTATATAGGCTcttgcatacccaaatcaaacccgagtttgctgtgttgtaaacatgttcatgcaacagatgatgtaaaacacaaagcttacctcatttgtgtgcagcaatggatgacacaaggctttttttttttaatttattttgtgtttatatgcgagtgttgtacaccttgcatgttaacaaacttttaagactatcaagtttataaatgaccaacttataaaaacaaatttatagcgtctttgtaaagaaatgctcactttatatgTAGCTTCGAGCTGCTGCTGTGACGCTATACAAATgcttccagtgtgaatactTGCGCGTCTCTGTAGCTGCAGTTCACGCTCACGCGCCGCTGACACGtgcggtgtgaacccggcctAATAATTTTTATGCAATATAAGGTCAATAAGGgattcattgtgcagtgtagccaacttcattgattataacagGACTTTTCACAACAGTGCAGAACTTTGTGAGTTTGCACTGAagtgattgacagctgcagtgattaaaaaaggaaaatctGTATATAACCCATTCGCAATTTGAACatttttcatgctgctaagTATACACACTGCAAAGTTTTGGGAATGACTAACTTATTTAAATCCGGGATTGAATCCAAAATTATATTGATTGACATGATGATAACCAGCATTGGACGGGACAGAAATAACTAATAGACCTGCCACATATTCTATTACGCGTTATGGGTTTCTTTGTTGTTCATCAACTTTGTCTTtgactaatatttttattttcaaatagttaaatgagacattaaaatagttccaatattTTTTGCTATGATATGGACACTGGTAACAAGAACAGTTTGTCAAAATGTATGATTAAGAGCTCAAATTAAAAACTGATCTTATAATTAAGTCATGGCAATAAACTATGGAAGTGTCTGCTGctgaataaaaaaggtaattgcaactttttttcaactcacaattgtgttataaagtcagaattataaattGCATAACTGtgatataaatttgcaattgcaagaaaaaaagaatagtGAGAtacaaaaaaggtaattgcgactttttttttttttcattctgtggcggaaacaagcttccgtagtcataatgtatgattaagagctcatattaaaactgattttatagttaAGTCATGGCAATAAATTGTATGCCTTTTAAAGAATTGGAGAGCAATATATCACTTTAGGGTGTGATCCCTGTCTTTTATTCCTGCCATAGTAACAttgaaaatgtcctggaaaatGATCACTGAAAAAGAGGGAACCCTGT
Above is a genomic segment from Megalobrama amblycephala isolate DHTTF-2021 linkage group LG14, ASM1881202v1, whole genome shotgun sequence containing:
- the adtrp1 gene encoding androgen dependent TFPI regulating protein 1, which gives rise to MATTATRIGPKVSLLVHLLIFSWYLFTIWSNCSLQTSDKHPGVRSYGGRWKYLTFINLVMQAVFFGLCVLVDVIHIVVPVKQTRSGTPLTLTKARDFYFTVLAFPVGTFVFASFWTLYTYNRELVYPKFLDEIIPIWLNHAMHTVIMPLLLVQMFLQNHKYPSRTKGISALALFAVLYLSWVLWVHQASGIWVYPIMAHLSPVGLCLFLGGASLTMAPLYLLGEKLNLMMWSTTGNQKKKKK